A genomic window from Pecten maximus chromosome 4, xPecMax1.1, whole genome shotgun sequence includes:
- the LOC117325559 gene encoding uncharacterized protein LOC117325559 isoform X2: MEFNKYVVVLWSVLSNWTTVKASGCQVGKYGDGDCNNDCTNCLGNLCHPISGTCDVCATGFYKNGGNCIPCPINCARNSCDSGSGNCLECEAGFHGDQCNRICPSNCRHNLCDMESGQCTDDFKVAAIGIGIGSGVVIVALIIALIVQTQGKRLRILRDTSISTMDISLLRVRQARRTDADGTNGGFDTRLSEQTTADESQIMDNYKHLGPSEESQNGDIYEYLGPRKESPNVANCEHLGPREESLNVDIYEHLGLRKESQIMDNYEHLGPREESQIMDNNEYLGPRKESQNVVIYEYLGPRKESPNANNYEHLGPREESLNVDIYEHLGPRKESQIMDNYEHLGPRQESQIMDNYEYLGPRKESPNVDNYENLGPRKESPNADNYEHLGPREESQIMDNYEHLGPRKESEIMDNYEYLGPRKLSPNVDNYENLGPRKESPNADNYEHLGPREESINVDIYEHLRLRKESQIMDNFEHLAPRQESQIMDNYEHLGPREESQIMDNYEYLGPRKESEIMDNYEYLGPRKLSPNVDNYENLGPRKESPNADNNEHLGPREESIYVDIYEHLGPRKESQIMNIDEHLGPREESQIMDNYEHLGPRQESQIMDNYEYLGPRKLSPNVDNYENLGPRKESPNADNNEHLGPREESINVDIYEHLGPREESLNVDNYEYLGPRKESQIMNIDEHLGPREESQIMDNYEHLGPRKELQIMDSYEHLGPREENDPHLYDTTS; this comes from the exons GTTGTCAAGTAGGGAAGTATGGGGATGGAGATTGCAATAACGACTGCACAAACTGTCTTGGCAACCTATGTCATCCAATATCCGGTACATGTG ATGTTTGCGCTACTGGATTTTATAAGAATGGCGGGAATTGCATTCCGTGCCCGATTAATTGCGCTAGGAATTCATGTGACAGTGGATCTGGAAATTGTTTAG AATGTGAAGCTGGATTTCATGGTGATCAATGTAATCGGATTTGTCCGTCCAACTGTAGGCACAACCTATGTGACATGGAGAGTGGtcaatgtacag ATGACTTCAAGGTGGCTGCAATCGGGATTGGTATCGGAAGTGGAGTAGTCATCGTTGCGCTGATCATCGCATTGATTGTGCAGACACAAGGGAAACGGTTAAGGATTCTGAGAGACACATCGATTTCCACAATGGACATATCCCTGTTGCGAGTTCGACAGGCTCGACGAACAGATGCAG ACGGTACTAATGGTGGTTTCGACACAAGGCTGAGTGAACAAACGACGGCCGATGAGTCGCAAATTATGGACAATTATAAACACCTAGGACCAAGCGAAGAATCGCAAAATGGTGACATTTATGAATACCTTGGACCTAGGAAGGAGTCGCCAAATGTGGCCAATTGTGAACACCTTGGACCAAGGGAAGAATCGCTAAATGTGGACATTTATGAACACCTTGGACTCAGGAAAGAATCGCAAATTATGGACAATTATGAACACCTAGGACCAAGGGAAGAGTCGCAAATTATGGACAATAATGAATACCTTGGACCAAGGAAGGAGTCGCAAAATGTGGTTATTTATGAATACCTTGGACCAAGGAAGGAGTCGCCAAATGCGAACAATTATGAACACCTTGGACCAAGGGAAGAATCGCTAAATGTGGACATTTATGAACACCTTGGACCAAGGAAAGAGTCGCAAATTATGGACAATTATGAACACCTTGGACCAAGGCAAGAGTCGCAAATTATGGACAATTATGAATACCTTGGACCAAGGAAGGAGTCGCCAAATGTGGACAATTATGAAAACCTTGGACCAAGGAAGGAGTCGCCAAATGCGGACAATTATGAACACCTTGGACCAAGGGAAGAGTCGCAGATTATGGACAATTATGAACACCTTGGACCAAGGAAGGAGTCGGAAATTATGGACAATTATGAATACCTTGGACCAAGGAAGTTGTCGCCAAATGTGGACAATTATGAAAACCTTGGACCAAGGAAGGAGTCGCCAAATGCGGACAATTATGAACACCTTGGACCAAGGGAAGAATCGATAAATGTGGACATTTATGAACACCTTAGACTCAGGAAAGAGTCGCAAATTATGGACAATTTTGAACACCTTGCACCAAGGCAAGAGTCGCAAATTATGGACAATTATGAACACCTAGGACCAAGGGAAGAGTCGCAGATTATGGACAATTATGAATACCTTGGACCAAGGAAGGAGTCGGAAATTATGGACAATTATGAATACCTTGGACCAAGGAAGTTGTCGCCAAATGTGGACAATTATGAAAACCTTGGACCAAGGAAGGAGTCGCCAAATGCGGACAATAATGAACACCTTGGACCAAGGGAAGAATCGATATATGTGGACATTTATGAACACCTAGGACCAAGGAAAGAGTCGCAAATTATGAACATTGATGAACACCTTGGACCAAGGGAAGAGTCGCAGATTATGGACAATTATGAACACCTTGGACCAAGGCAAGAGTCGCAAATTATGGACAATTATGAATACCTTGGACCAAGGAAGTTGTCGCCAAATGTGGACAATTATGAAAACCTTGGACCAAGGAAGGAGTCGCCAAATGCGGACAATAATGAACACCTTGGACCAAGGGAAGAATCGATAAATGTGGACATTTATGAACACCTTGGACCAAGGGAAGAGTCGCTAAATGTGGACAATTATGAATACCTTGGACCAAGGAAAGAGTCGCAAATTATGAACATTGATGAACACCTAGGACCAAGGGAAGAGTCGCAAATTATGGACAATTATGAACACCTTGGACCAAGGAAGGAGTTGCAAATTATGGACAGTTATGAACACCTTGGACCAAGGGAAGAGAATGATCCGCATCTATACGACACTACGTCATAA
- the LOC117325561 gene encoding multiple epidermal growth factor-like domains protein 10 isoform X1: MEFNKYILVVIWSVLTIATTVKASENLAHEKFTTQSSDFGNNWVSSKVVDGCTLQRITDGCCTHTALGQKEAWWQVDLQQMSVIENVGIIYRDERALHRLAGFEIYLSNTSDWTSGEPCYKDTTANLASMSATQSVTCQGVARYVTIYSDRRVKAYTWYSDQAYLELCEVYVNGCPFGMYGYGNCNNNCTNCLGNLCDPTSGTCECEAGYHGDQCDRICPSNCRHNLCDMASGRCTECETGFHGTNCSKGCPSNCKDRMCMQEDGRCTVVYLPGEKDDVNVVAIGIGIGSGIVIVALIIVLIVQARRHQSRIQRDTTSSTADMSLSQGRRTDRDGPYDVIDELSSGQPTANESQNMDNYERIGPREPETPHIYDITS, translated from the exons ATGGAGTTTAACAAGTACATATTGGTTGTCATCTGGTCAGTACTGACCATCGCAACAACAGTGAAGGCGTCAG AAAATCTTGCTCACGAAAAATTCACAACCCAAAGTTCTGACTTCGGCAATAACTGGGTCAGCTCTAAAGTCGTAGACGGATGTACATTACAACGTATAACTGACGGCTGCTGTACACACACAGCGTTGGGACAAAAAGAGGCCTGGTGGCAGGTAGATCTACAACAAATGTCAGTCATAGAAAACGTGGGAATAATATACAGAG ATGAGAGAGCTTTGCACCGACTAGCTGGATTTGAGATATACCTGTCTAACACATCCGACTGGACATCAGGAGAACCGTGTTACAAGGACACCACTGCTAACCTAGCATCAATGTCCGCGACACAGTCCGTAACGTGTCAAGGTGTCGCCCGGTATGTGACCATCTACAGTGATCGGCGGGTAAAAGCCTACACGTGGTACTCGGATCAAGCTTATTTGGAACTTTGTGAAGTATACGTTAATG GTTGTCCATTTGGGATGTATGGGTATGGAAACTGCAATAACAATTGCACAAACTGCCTTGGAAACCTGTGTGATCCTACATCTGGTACATGTG AATGTGAAGCTGGATACCATGGTGATCAATGTGATCGGATTTGTCCGTCCAACTGTAGGCACAACCTATGTGACATGGCGAGTGGTCGATGTACAG AATGTGAGACGGGATTCCATGGAACCAACTGTTCTAAGGGTTGTCCATCTAACTGCAAGGACCGAATGTGTATGCAAGAGGACGGTCGATGCACAG TTGTTTACTTACCGGGTGAGAAAGATGACGTCAATGTTGTTGCAATTGGGATCGGCATCGGAAGTGGAATAGTAATTGTTGCGCTGATCATCGTTTTGATTGTACAGGCAAGAAGGCATCAGTCAAGGATTCAGCGAGACACAACGAGCTCAACAGCGGACATGTCCCTGTCGCAGGGGCGACGAACAGATAGAG ACGGGCCTTATGATGTTATCGACGAACTGTCGAGTGGACAACCCACAGCCAATGAGTCGCAAAATATGGACAATTATGAACGCATTGGACCAAGAGAACCGGAGACTCCACATATATACGACATAACGTCATGA
- the LOC117325561 gene encoding cell death abnormality protein 1-like isoform X2: protein MEFNKYILVVIWSVLTIATTVKASENLAHEKFTTQSSDFGNNWVSSKVVDGCTLQRITDGCCTHTALGQKEAWWQVDLQQMSVIENVGIIYRDERALHRLAGFEIYLSNTSDWTSGEPCYKDTTANLASMSATQSVTCQGVARYVTIYSDRRVKAYTWYSDQAYLELCEVYVNGCPFGMYGYGNCNNNCTNCLGNLCDPTSGTCECEAGYHGDQCDRICPSNCRHNLCDMASGRCTECETGFHGTNCSKGCPSNCKDRMCMQEDGRCTGKKASVKDSARHNELNSGHVPVAGATNR, encoded by the exons ATGGAGTTTAACAAGTACATATTGGTTGTCATCTGGTCAGTACTGACCATCGCAACAACAGTGAAGGCGTCAG AAAATCTTGCTCACGAAAAATTCACAACCCAAAGTTCTGACTTCGGCAATAACTGGGTCAGCTCTAAAGTCGTAGACGGATGTACATTACAACGTATAACTGACGGCTGCTGTACACACACAGCGTTGGGACAAAAAGAGGCCTGGTGGCAGGTAGATCTACAACAAATGTCAGTCATAGAAAACGTGGGAATAATATACAGAG ATGAGAGAGCTTTGCACCGACTAGCTGGATTTGAGATATACCTGTCTAACACATCCGACTGGACATCAGGAGAACCGTGTTACAAGGACACCACTGCTAACCTAGCATCAATGTCCGCGACACAGTCCGTAACGTGTCAAGGTGTCGCCCGGTATGTGACCATCTACAGTGATCGGCGGGTAAAAGCCTACACGTGGTACTCGGATCAAGCTTATTTGGAACTTTGTGAAGTATACGTTAATG GTTGTCCATTTGGGATGTATGGGTATGGAAACTGCAATAACAATTGCACAAACTGCCTTGGAAACCTGTGTGATCCTACATCTGGTACATGTG AATGTGAAGCTGGATACCATGGTGATCAATGTGATCGGATTTGTCCGTCCAACTGTAGGCACAACCTATGTGACATGGCGAGTGGTCGATGTACAG AATGTGAGACGGGATTCCATGGAACCAACTGTTCTAAGGGTTGTCCATCTAACTGCAAGGACCGAATGTGTATGCAAGAGGACGGTCGATGCACAG GCAAGAAGGCATCAGTCAAGGATTCAGCGAGACACAACGAGCTCAACAGCGGACATGTCCCTGTCGCAGGGGCGACGAACAGATAG